A genomic region of uncultured Acidilobus sp. JCHS contains the following coding sequences:
- a CDS encoding Dipeptidyl aminopeptidase/acylaminoacyl-peptidase — protein sequence MPGLRPEDLAKFVLVSSPSASPDGSRALFVVTRPNLQQNRYDSSIWLHDGKGYYPLTSGPGDTCPSWSPDGSLISFIRTVRQEGQPPQFSLMVLRPGHEPYALFTWPFGVSSPSWSPRGDYIAFTARKPLTNEEWKDYSKREVLLVERLPPFFNGEGFMFDRPRNIYLVDARGGEPRRLTSHGLDVGDFSWSPDGKRLAYVKQLDEVQAQYDELRLLNVETGEDVQLLSKVSIASVAWMPDGNRLALLMHRLERGLSSHYRLYFYDLKTGELTKADVGLDRNLLNGVNSEARGPSCSRPLQAWGEWAYFLVHDAGRTWLYRASASGRVEPLLRPEDAVIDEFSVGQEVIYYTRMTESELKELYVLRGGESARLTDFNSELLRQASLPRAIKAKARSRDGTELDYWVLMPREVKGKAPWVLYIHGGPKTSYGYGFMFTFHVLASSGIAVVYGNPRGSDGYSEEFADIRGRWGTVDYEDLMAIADDAIAKFPQLEPSRAGVAGGSYGGFMTNWVITHTSRFKAAVTERSCVEWYSDWGTSDIGWYFDQDQLASQQPWRSVDAMLKASPLTYIENVTTPLLIMHALEDYRCPLSQALQLFTALKTLGVEVRMALFPGENHDLTRSGRPKNRVEYLKVMLDWLRSHLGVA from the coding sequence TTGCCAGGGCTCAGGCCAGAGGACCTGGCTAAGTTCGTCCTGGTGTCAAGCCCCTCGGCCTCACCTGACGGCTCGAGGGCGCTGTTCGTAGTTACCAGGCCCAACCTCCAGCAGAACAGGTACGACAGCTCCATCTGGCTCCATGACGGCAAGGGCTACTACCCGCTGACCTCAGGCCCAGGGGATACGTGCCCATCCTGGTCGCCGGACGGCTCGCTGATATCGTTCATAAGGACCGTCAGGCAGGAGGGACAGCCCCCTCAGTTCTCCCTGATGGTCCTGAGGCCCGGCCACGAGCCCTACGCCCTCTTCACCTGGCCCTTCGGAGTATCATCCCCCTCGTGGTCGCCGAGGGGCGACTACATAGCCTTCACGGCCAGGAAGCCCCTCACCAACGAGGAGTGGAAGGACTACTCTAAGAGGGAGGTGCTCCTCGTTGAGAGGCTGCCCCCGTTCTTCAACGGGGAGGGCTTCATGTTTGACAGGCCCCGCAACATCTACCTCGTAGACGCCAGGGGAGGGGAGCCCAGGAGGCTGACCTCCCACGGCCTGGACGTGGGCGACTTCTCCTGGTCCCCTGACGGCAAGAGGCTGGCATACGTCAAGCAGCTCGACGAGGTGCAGGCCCAGTATGACGAGCTGAGGCTCCTCAACGTTGAGACGGGTGAGGACGTACAGCTGCTGTCAAAGGTCTCCATAGCATCAGTGGCCTGGATGCCTGACGGAAATAGGCTGGCCCTCCTCATGCACAGGCTCGAGAGGGGGCTCTCAAGCCACTACAGACTCTACTTCTATGACTTGAAAACCGGGGAGTTAACGAAGGCTGACGTAGGCCTCGACAGGAACCTCCTAAATGGCGTCAACAGCGAGGCCAGGGGGCCGTCGTGCTCAAGGCCCCTGCAGGCCTGGGGCGAGTGGGCCTACTTCCTTGTTCACGACGCTGGCAGGACGTGGCTCTACAGGGCCTCCGCCTCAGGCAGGGTGGAGCCCCTGCTCAGGCCGGAGGACGCTGTCATAGACGAGTTCAGCGTGGGCCAGGAGGTCATCTACTACACGAGGATGACGGAGTCGGAGCTCAAGGAGCTCTACGTGCTGAGGGGAGGGGAGAGCGCTAGGCTCACCGACTTCAACTCTGAGCTACTGAGGCAGGCCTCCTTGCCAAGGGCTATCAAGGCCAAGGCTAGGTCGAGGGACGGCACGGAGCTTGACTACTGGGTCCTCATGCCTAGGGAGGTCAAGGGGAAGGCCCCCTGGGTTCTCTACATACACGGCGGCCCGAAGACCAGCTACGGCTACGGCTTCATGTTCACGTTCCACGTGCTGGCCTCCTCAGGCATAGCAGTGGTTTACGGCAACCCGAGGGGGAGCGACGGCTACAGTGAGGAGTTTGCTGACATAAGGGGCAGGTGGGGGACCGTTGACTATGAGGACCTGATGGCCATAGCCGACGACGCCATAGCTAAGTTCCCCCAGCTGGAGCCCTCGAGGGCAGGCGTGGCAGGGGGGAGCTACGGCGGCTTCATGACGAACTGGGTCATAACCCACACCTCGAGGTTCAAGGCGGCGGTCACCGAGAGGAGCTGCGTCGAGTGGTACAGCGACTGGGGCACAAGCGACATAGGGTGGTACTTCGACCAGGACCAGCTGGCGTCCCAGCAGCCCTGGAGGTCAGTAGATGCAATGCTTAAGGCTAGCCCATTGACGTACATAGAGAACGTGACGACGCCCCTCCTCATAATGCACGCCCTAGAGGACTACAGGTGCCCGCTGAGCCAGGCCCTCCAGCTCTTCACGGCCCTGAAGACCCTTGGGGTCGAGGTCAGGATGGCCCTGTTCCCCGGCGAGAACCACGACCTGACTAGGAGCGGGAGGCCCAAGAACAGGGTCGAGTACCTTAAGGTCATGCTTGACTGGCTGAGGTCACACCTGGGTGTGGCGTGA
- a CDS encoding ADP-ribose pyrophosphatase: MMGEEPETLGERELCRGRRVSLRSVTFRYGPSTFEADRVSFGSSVVILPVLDDGRVVLVRQWRPAVGSWVLEAPAGRVEPGEEPAQAAERELEEETGYAASRLEELYSSYVSPGYSDEVQYAYLARGLRRVGARPEEDEVIRVVEVDPREYLSQASVGVADLKTVALVALYLLSKERGIKAPAEGRE; the protein is encoded by the coding sequence GTGATGGGCGAGGAGCCCGAGACCCTGGGGGAGAGGGAGCTGTGCAGGGGCAGGAGGGTCTCGCTGAGGTCGGTCACCTTCAGGTACGGGCCCTCGACCTTCGAGGCGGACAGGGTCTCCTTCGGGTCCTCAGTCGTGATACTCCCCGTGCTCGACGACGGCAGGGTCGTCCTCGTAAGGCAGTGGAGGCCTGCCGTGGGCTCCTGGGTCCTCGAGGCGCCCGCTGGCAGGGTTGAGCCTGGGGAGGAGCCTGCCCAGGCCGCAGAGAGGGAGCTTGAGGAGGAGACAGGCTACGCCGCCTCAAGGCTTGAGGAGCTCTACTCCTCATACGTGTCCCCGGGCTACAGTGACGAGGTTCAGTACGCCTACCTGGCGAGGGGGCTCAGGAGAGTGGGAGCCAGGCCGGAGGAGGACGAGGTGATAAGGGTAGTTGAGGTTGACCCTCGTGAGTACCTCTCGCAGGCCTCTGTCGGCGTGGCTGACCTGAAGACCGTGGCCCTCGTGGCCCTTTACCTGCTAAGTAAGGAGCGCGGGATAAAGGCCCCGGCGGAGGGACGCGAGTGA
- a CDS encoding putative membrane protein: protein MKLSEEDLRKAREFCEDELSSYMLYLTLAQQERGELAKQLRQAAEQERGHYEFWRSVVGSDCSVRPPGRAFRVLYRVFGPVFTLQALEKRERRAAEEYRAFRDRLPEEMRPSLDRIIADEEGHESDFLKGLEDVRVRYLGFVALGMADAITELMGVYAGFLGATMRTLMVGLAGLLVGLPAAVSMAAAAYLQARQEGHVSPGMSALATGLSYFLVALVLALPYFLTTNIVIAMTASVLLGVAALAAFHFYSSTVNGVSFRRELAIGLAILLAAAAAGLLFGELIGLAFHLRVLA, encoded by the coding sequence ATGAAGCTGAGCGAGGAGGACCTCAGGAAGGCCAGGGAGTTCTGCGAGGACGAGCTGAGCTCATACATGCTCTACCTGACCCTGGCCCAGCAGGAGAGGGGTGAGCTAGCTAAGCAGCTGAGGCAGGCCGCGGAGCAGGAGAGGGGCCACTACGAGTTCTGGAGGTCGGTGGTCGGCTCCGACTGCAGCGTCAGGCCCCCAGGCAGGGCCTTCAGGGTCCTCTACAGGGTCTTCGGCCCAGTCTTCACCCTTCAGGCCCTTGAGAAGAGGGAGAGGAGGGCGGCCGAGGAGTACAGGGCCTTCAGGGACAGGCTGCCTGAGGAGATGAGACCATCGCTTGACAGGATAATAGCTGACGAGGAAGGTCACGAGAGCGACTTCCTGAAGGGCCTTGAGGACGTCAGGGTGAGGTACCTGGGCTTCGTGGCCCTCGGCATGGCTGACGCGATAACTGAGCTCATGGGGGTCTACGCTGGCTTCCTCGGCGCCACCATGAGGACCCTCATGGTGGGCCTGGCAGGCCTTCTAGTGGGCCTTCCTGCGGCCGTCTCGATGGCGGCGGCAGCCTACCTGCAGGCCAGGCAGGAGGGCCACGTGAGCCCAGGCATGAGCGCGCTCGCCACAGGGCTCTCCTACTTCCTGGTGGCCCTGGTCCTCGCGCTGCCCTACTTCCTGACCACGAACATCGTGATCGCTATGACGGCCTCTGTGCTCCTGGGCGTCGCGGCCCTCGCGGCCTTCCACTTCTACAGCTCAACAGTCAACGGCGTCAGCTTCAGGAGGGAGCTGGCGATAGGTCTGGCCATACTGTTGGCGGCAGCGGCAGCGGGCCTCCTATTCGGCGAGCTCATAGGGCTGGCCTTCCACCTGAGGGTGCTGGCCTGA
- a CDS encoding Fe-S oxidoreductase produces the protein MRFRELLKLLEELDERTGYPVPAPEGFASEWSRGLGLGRSGSRRLLFTGALYQLVPYIESTVDLLRAVEGSGAVGWAALRVARVLSTGFDLSSLVRPDPELLSWSNRVLRSIAGLLRASGVEFDYVPELSDMYSGVLLRDYGLMDAFRRHAERVVNAIASAGYEEVIVVDPHTLDAVTNGYREALGRGLRAVSYLELVRPASRVALRPAVHDSCVYARRLGMVELPRKLLREAGVEVVEPPRSGAWTYCCGGPLEALMPSLSQAVAQTRAKELRGVSEAAITMCPICYINLRRASRGLGLRLLDIAEVLSGG, from the coding sequence TTGAGGTTCAGGGAGCTCCTTAAGCTCTTGGAGGAGCTTGACGAGAGGACGGGCTACCCTGTCCCAGCCCCAGAGGGGTTTGCCTCAGAGTGGTCAAGGGGCCTTGGCCTTGGCAGGTCTGGCAGCAGGAGGCTCCTCTTCACTGGGGCGCTCTACCAGCTTGTGCCGTACATAGAGAGCACTGTTGACCTCCTGAGGGCCGTGGAGGGGAGCGGCGCCGTTGGCTGGGCCGCCCTGAGGGTGGCTAGGGTCCTGTCGACAGGCTTTGACCTCTCCTCCCTGGTCAGGCCGGACCCTGAGCTGCTTAGCTGGTCCAACAGGGTGCTCAGGTCCATAGCTGGGCTCCTCAGGGCCTCGGGCGTGGAGTTCGACTACGTGCCTGAGCTGTCAGATATGTACAGCGGCGTCCTGCTCAGGGACTACGGGCTCATGGACGCCTTCAGGAGGCACGCCGAGAGGGTTGTTAACGCCATAGCCTCGGCCGGCTACGAGGAGGTCATAGTTGTCGACCCGCACACCCTTGACGCGGTCACCAACGGCTACAGGGAGGCCCTGGGCAGGGGGCTTAGGGCAGTCAGCTACCTTGAGCTCGTGAGGCCGGCCTCGAGGGTCGCTCTCAGGCCAGCCGTCCACGACTCCTGCGTCTACGCGAGGAGGCTGGGCATGGTTGAGCTCCCCAGAAAGCTGCTGAGGGAGGCGGGGGTAGAGGTCGTTGAGCCCCCGAGGTCAGGGGCGTGGACCTACTGCTGCGGCGGCCCCCTCGAGGCCCTCATGCCATCCCTCTCACAGGCCGTGGCCCAGACGAGGGCCAAGGAGCTGAGGGGCGTCTCAGAGGCAGCCATAACCATGTGCCCCATCTGCTACATCAATCTCAGGAGGGCCTCAAGGGGTCTCGGCCTCAGGCTACTTGATATAGCGGAGGTGCTCTCGGGTGGCTGA
- a CDS encoding putative conserved protein containing a ferredoxin-like domain, with product MAEDFLERYAEAVLRALRDPDLQEALHTYVPESEERVRRFLESRPDIAQLAREVRAIKEYSIAHLDELIDQAMSSFKAAGATPHYASDAAEAREIVGKLVGTGKVVVMSKSMTAEEVGLREFLQAGGNEVWETDLGQLLVQLEEGKPMHSVAPAIHMTVRRVAGLLRSRLGLDVSEADTPQQMVAKVRQFLRSKFVSADVGISGANAIAAREGAVLLVENEGNIRMVTNLPRVHIALAGVEKVVPTVLDAFKVVLVQAAFAGLYPPTYVSLIAGPSSTGDIGHRRVYGAHGPVEVHVVLVDNGRRKAAGDVLLREQLRCVRCGYCQFVCPVWGQAANNWGGSAYGGPMGVAWTAVTEGVERGAALAMLCLGCGRCDLACPVEIPLSKVIWGLKGRYAAEA from the coding sequence GTGGCTGAGGACTTTTTGGAGCGCTACGCTGAGGCCGTCCTGAGGGCCCTCAGGGACCCTGACCTCCAGGAGGCGCTTCACACATACGTGCCAGAGTCCGAGGAGAGGGTCAGGAGGTTCCTTGAGTCAAGGCCAGACATAGCTCAGCTGGCGAGGGAGGTCAGGGCCATAAAGGAGTACTCCATAGCCCACCTGGACGAGCTCATAGACCAGGCCATGAGCTCGTTCAAGGCCGCTGGAGCTACTCCCCACTACGCCTCTGACGCCGCCGAGGCCAGGGAGATAGTGGGCAAGCTGGTGGGCACGGGAAAGGTCGTAGTTATGTCGAAGTCCATGACGGCTGAGGAGGTGGGGCTCAGGGAGTTCCTCCAGGCCGGGGGCAACGAGGTCTGGGAGACGGACCTTGGGCAGCTGCTGGTGCAGCTCGAGGAGGGCAAGCCGATGCACTCCGTGGCCCCCGCCATACACATGACCGTGAGGAGGGTTGCTGGGCTGCTGAGGTCTAGGCTGGGGCTTGATGTAAGCGAGGCCGACACCCCCCAGCAGATGGTAGCCAAGGTCAGGCAGTTCCTCAGGTCCAAGTTCGTGAGCGCTGACGTAGGCATAAGCGGGGCTAACGCCATAGCGGCGAGAGAGGGCGCCGTCCTACTCGTTGAGAACGAGGGCAACATAAGGATGGTGACCAACCTGCCGAGGGTCCATATTGCCCTGGCTGGCGTCGAGAAGGTGGTCCCGACAGTCCTTGACGCCTTCAAGGTGGTGCTAGTGCAGGCGGCCTTCGCCGGCCTCTACCCTCCCACCTACGTCAGCCTCATAGCGGGGCCCAGCAGCACTGGCGACATAGGCCACAGGAGGGTCTACGGCGCCCACGGCCCCGTGGAGGTCCACGTGGTCCTTGTCGACAACGGCAGGAGGAAGGCCGCAGGCGACGTTTTGCTGAGGGAGCAGCTGAGGTGCGTAAGGTGCGGCTACTGCCAGTTCGTCTGCCCCGTGTGGGGTCAGGCAGCCAACAACTGGGGAGGCTCAGCCTACGGGGGACCCATGGGGGTTGCCTGGACAGCCGTAACTGAGGGGGTTGAGAGGGGCGCTGCCCTAGCTATGCTATGCCTGGGCTGCGGGAGGTGCGACCTCGCGTGCCCTGTTGAGATACCGCTCTCAAAGGTGATATGGGGGCTGAAGGGGAGGTATGCTGCCGAGGCCTAG
- a CDS encoding YeeE/YedE family (DUF395), giving the protein MAQAPVPLFQVQPWVTALFYAVVGLLFGVLAERTTYCIVVATHQVMGVKYSRIYEMILVGLAVSALLNGLLVASGAVPAVDAYRFFMGVGWWALVGSFIFGFGMMLGQGCMVGMLWKSGQGYIVNWFEIIGMMVGTVIFAFPIFNGLNLGWWWSHYATLNVPNGSPLDYIPYLLSRFMSIRVAAALVGVLFFAGIMVAALYFRRERLKWETGRGSPWTSPYFYGTLFGLFMVASFVFMAGRGFNYLGVTTPVGLLTEYLTAPFRGFIGSTNAAVNWYQTVPIANAFTFFVLMVMAGALLSAQARGTFAIRLPAPGTNRVAEIFIAFLGGIILAIGARIAQGCSVGGFWSGLAALSLYGLVYTVGIVTGSIAGYYAYVALSSWAASRGASTGSPVIRLMVGSFDAGGLVISVVLGLAIASIGVEVMAYNGYLKTKLAPAVASQWSLVLVALGLFVIAASLVINLVRARGRSA; this is encoded by the coding sequence ATGGCGCAGGCGCCGGTCCCCCTCTTCCAGGTACAGCCCTGGGTGACGGCGCTCTTCTACGCGGTCGTGGGCCTCCTCTTCGGGGTCCTGGCCGAGAGGACCACGTACTGCATAGTGGTGGCGACGCACCAGGTAATGGGCGTCAAGTACTCGAGGATATACGAGATGATACTTGTGGGCCTCGCGGTCTCGGCGCTGCTTAACGGCCTCCTTGTAGCCTCGGGGGCGGTCCCCGCAGTTGACGCCTACAGGTTCTTCATGGGGGTCGGCTGGTGGGCCCTTGTAGGCTCGTTCATATTCGGCTTCGGCATGATGCTTGGCCAGGGCTGCATGGTAGGGATGCTGTGGAAGTCAGGCCAAGGCTATATAGTCAACTGGTTTGAGATAATTGGCATGATGGTCGGCACGGTCATATTTGCGTTCCCCATATTCAACGGCCTCAACCTGGGCTGGTGGTGGAGCCACTACGCGACCCTCAACGTGCCCAACGGGAGCCCCCTGGACTACATACCTTACCTGCTCTCAAGGTTCATGTCTATACGCGTCGCCGCGGCCCTCGTCGGCGTCCTGTTCTTCGCCGGCATAATGGTTGCGGCCCTCTACTTCAGGAGGGAGAGGCTGAAGTGGGAGACGGGCAGGGGGAGCCCCTGGACCTCGCCTTACTTCTACGGCACTCTCTTCGGCCTGTTCATGGTGGCCTCGTTCGTGTTCATGGCGGGCAGGGGCTTCAACTACCTCGGCGTCACGACGCCTGTGGGCCTGCTTACAGAGTACCTTACGGCGCCCTTCAGGGGCTTCATAGGCTCGACGAACGCGGCCGTCAACTGGTACCAGACAGTTCCGATAGCCAACGCGTTCACATTCTTCGTCCTGATGGTTATGGCCGGCGCCCTGCTGTCGGCCCAGGCCAGGGGGACCTTCGCCATAAGGCTCCCAGCGCCTGGGACCAACAGGGTTGCCGAGATCTTCATAGCATTCCTCGGCGGGATCATATTGGCCATAGGGGCAAGGATTGCTCAGGGCTGCAGCGTAGGAGGCTTCTGGAGCGGCCTCGCCGCCCTCTCGCTCTACGGCCTTGTGTACACCGTGGGCATAGTGACGGGCTCAATAGCTGGCTACTACGCCTATGTGGCCCTGAGCTCCTGGGCTGCCTCAAGGGGCGCCTCGACGGGGAGCCCAGTGATAAGGCTGATGGTAGGGAGCTTCGACGCCGGTGGCCTGGTAATCAGCGTGGTCCTCGGGCTCGCCATAGCTAGCATAGGCGTTGAGGTCATGGCCTACAACGGCTACCTTAAGACCAAGCTAGCGCCGGCCGTCGCCTCGCAGTGGAGCCTCGTCCTCGTGGCACTAGGCCTCTTCGTAATAGCTGCCAGCCTAGTCATTAACCTGGTCAGGGCCAGGGGTCGCAGCGCTTAG
- a CDS encoding putative oxidoreductases (related to aryl-alcohol dehydrogenases), with translation MKYVRLGWSGVKVSALCLGTWHLPPSQEVDEHGVLKVDVDEALKAMRRAYDLGVNFIDTANRYHGVMQPVDINHVGNAERIVGRFLATVDRESVVIATKVRGQMAPWPNGEGLSRKHVMWQARESLRRLGTDYIDLYQLHWPDPETPKLETLRALQDLVRMGLVHYTGVSNHPAHDVVEFLELADRIGADRFVSMQEKYNIIEREIEVDGRLDVARRYGLAVLAYSPLAQGVLTGKYYDFKEGRWVVPELSRASLVPDLQKRYFNERTAAALRAMKVVADSKGITMAQLALAWVIKRSEQLGVTIIPITSFSRASQVDEAVEAVNVSLKDDDVKAIEEALAGSKKS, from the coding sequence ATGAAGTACGTGAGGCTGGGCTGGAGCGGCGTCAAGGTCTCGGCCCTCTGCCTTGGAACGTGGCACTTGCCTCCTTCACAGGAGGTCGACGAACACGGCGTCCTCAAGGTCGACGTTGATGAGGCCCTTAAGGCCATGAGGAGAGCCTACGACCTCGGAGTTAACTTCATAGACACGGCTAACAGGTACCACGGCGTCATGCAGCCCGTTGACATTAATCACGTGGGGAACGCTGAGAGGATCGTGGGCAGGTTCCTGGCGACCGTTGACAGGGAGTCTGTGGTCATCGCCACTAAGGTCAGGGGCCAGATGGCGCCCTGGCCCAACGGGGAGGGGCTCAGCAGGAAGCACGTAATGTGGCAGGCCAGGGAGAGCCTGAGGAGGCTTGGCACTGACTACATAGACCTCTACCAGCTCCACTGGCCCGACCCAGAGACGCCCAAGCTTGAGACCCTGAGGGCCCTCCAGGACCTGGTCAGGATGGGCCTCGTACACTACACGGGCGTTAGCAACCACCCAGCCCACGACGTCGTCGAGTTCCTTGAGCTGGCCGACCGAATAGGGGCTGACCGCTTTGTATCCATGCAGGAGAAGTACAACATCATTGAGAGGGAAATAGAGGTGGACGGCAGGCTCGACGTGGCCAGGAGGTACGGGCTGGCCGTACTTGCCTACAGCCCCCTGGCCCAGGGCGTCCTCACGGGCAAGTACTACGACTTCAAGGAGGGCAGGTGGGTGGTCCCTGAGCTCAGCAGGGCCTCGCTCGTCCCAGACCTCCAGAAGAGGTACTTCAACGAGAGGACGGCAGCTGCCCTCAGGGCGATGAAGGTGGTGGCAGACTCAAAGGGCATAACCATGGCCCAGCTCGCCCTGGCCTGGGTCATAAAAAGGTCAGAGCAGCTGGGCGTCACCATCATCCCGATAACGAGCTTCAGCAGGGCCTCCCAGGTCGATGAGGCCGTCGAGGCGGTGAACGTGAGCCTTAAAGACGATGACGTGAAGGCCATAGAGGAGGCCCTGGCGGGCTCCAAGAAGTCATGA
- a CDS encoding GTPase SAR1 has protein sequence MRFIVIVGPAGSGKSTLTAQLSSAMESQGASVVKVNFDPAADKPPYDPDVDVRDYVTVEEFIDKGLGPNGAMVSAVDALIGHVDKIRQEVEEFRADYVIIDTPGQLEPFAYRAGGPLVLDALIQDDKSLVVFLMDAVFFEDPVDIVSILTLASSVNVRFKRPQLNVISKADLLPPDVLNNVVERLHEEGYLEDALRDSRLLRGLELQLSMSLARALYEAGYVGQLLPVSAYDEASVRELYGKVQEVLEGGEDYRVYDVDEKQDED, from the coding sequence TTGAGGTTCATAGTTATAGTAGGGCCTGCGGGCTCGGGCAAGAGCACGCTGACAGCCCAGCTCTCCTCAGCCATGGAGTCCCAGGGGGCCTCCGTGGTCAAGGTGAACTTCGACCCGGCTGCCGACAAGCCCCCCTATGACCCAGACGTTGACGTGAGGGACTACGTGACCGTTGAGGAGTTCATCGATAAGGGCCTCGGCCCCAACGGGGCTATGGTCAGCGCCGTCGACGCGCTCATAGGGCACGTGGACAAGATAAGGCAGGAGGTCGAGGAGTTCAGGGCAGACTACGTAATCATTGACACCCCAGGCCAGCTGGAGCCCTTCGCCTACAGGGCCGGAGGGCCCCTGGTCCTTGACGCCCTGATACAGGACGACAAGTCCCTTGTCGTCTTCCTCATGGACGCCGTCTTCTTCGAGGACCCCGTGGACATAGTCTCAATACTGACGCTGGCCAGCTCGGTCAACGTGAGGTTCAAGAGGCCCCAGCTTAACGTGATAAGCAAGGCCGACCTCCTCCCCCCTGACGTGCTGAACAACGTGGTGGAGAGGCTCCACGAGGAGGGCTACCTGGAGGACGCCCTCAGGGACTCAAGGCTCCTCAGGGGCCTCGAGCTCCAGCTCTCAATGAGCCTGGCCAGGGCGCTCTACGAGGCCGGCTACGTGGGCCAGCTGCTGCCCGTGAGCGCCTACGACGAGGCCAGCGTCAGGGAGCTCTACGGCAAGGTCCAGGAGGTACTGGAGGGGGGCGAGGACTACAGGGTCTACGACGTTGACGAGAAACAGGACGAGGACTAG
- a CDS encoding Acetyltransferase (GNAT) family, whose translation MSGLTNEGLRLLRGLMDMPSILVLGALEGTLWLDELEEVRELEGPSVVALMKSPYTGDMFIDVICRGRCGRKVLEVVSPYIYSVERAWVSPSDPSLVDALISSGVRLGESLTFYVMRADGASFRPSPPPPGFSFTALDEHNLEAASSLLASWDEVKGAQASDMVMRGNSYGAWAGERLVGIVGTYATTPDWWYLGNLFVDPEFRGRGVGRYLASLATAEALNLAREAYATVEYDNSVSRGLLARLGYRAHAVSTVVEVRKVS comes from the coding sequence TTGTCAGGGCTCACGAATGAGGGGCTGAGGCTGCTCAGGGGGCTCATGGACATGCCCTCAATCCTCGTGCTCGGGGCCCTTGAGGGCACCCTGTGGCTTGACGAGCTTGAGGAGGTCAGGGAGCTCGAGGGACCCTCCGTAGTGGCCCTTATGAAGTCCCCCTACACGGGCGACATGTTTATTGACGTTATCTGCAGGGGCAGGTGCGGGAGAAAGGTCCTTGAGGTTGTCTCCCCGTACATTTACTCGGTTGAGAGGGCCTGGGTGTCGCCCTCTGACCCCTCGCTGGTTGACGCCCTTATTTCCTCGGGGGTCAGGCTCGGCGAGTCCCTGACCTTTTACGTCATGAGGGCTGACGGCGCCTCCTTCAGGCCCTCTCCTCCCCCGCCGGGCTTCAGCTTCACAGCCCTTGACGAGCACAACCTGGAGGCGGCCAGCTCACTGCTGGCCAGCTGGGATGAGGTAAAGGGGGCCCAGGCCTCGGACATGGTGATGAGGGGCAACAGCTACGGGGCCTGGGCAGGCGAGAGGCTAGTAGGCATAGTGGGGACCTACGCCACTACGCCCGACTGGTGGTACCTCGGTAACCTCTTCGTTGACCCCGAGTTCAGGGGGAGAGGGGTAGGCAGGTACCTGGCCTCCCTGGCCACTGCTGAGGCCCTTAACTTGGCCAGGGAGGCCTACGCCACGGTGGAGTACGACAACTCTGTCAGCAGGGGGCTGCTGGCGAGGCTTGGCTACAGGGCCCACGCTGTGTCGACAGTGGTCGAGGTGAGGAAGGTCAGCTAG
- a CDS encoding NADP oxidoreductase coenzyme F420-dependent — MTVRSVAVIGAGTIGRAILRGLVRSGTGLRLIATARSEASLEEARRAGAEASRDNAWAVREADS, encoded by the coding sequence ATGACAGTGAGGTCAGTAGCGGTCATAGGCGCGGGCACCATAGGGAGGGCTATCCTGAGGGGCCTCGTGAGGTCAGGGACAGGCCTGAGGTTGATAGCGACCGCCAGGAGCGAGGCCAGCCTTGAGGAGGCCAGGAGGGCTGGGGCCGAGGCAAGCAGGGACAACGCCTGGGCCGTGAGGGAGGCGGACTCGTGA
- a CDS encoding Pyrroline-5-carboxylate reductase, with product MILTVKPRSVAGVLREASAGLEGKALVSLAAAVPSSFIASLAPKAKVMRGMTNVNVEVGHGFTTLSAGPGADAEARAMAEEVFGRLGVVERVDEEYLDALTALSGSAPAFIAEIVDALALGGIAAGLPRELAYRAVLHAMLGTARSLLEKGWSPHQLRDMVLTPAGTTIRGVMVLQGNGLKRTLMESVLEATRRAREIREELSPGKL from the coding sequence GTGATCCTGACGGTTAAGCCCAGGTCCGTGGCGGGCGTGCTGAGGGAGGCATCAGCGGGGCTGGAGGGGAAGGCCCTGGTCTCCCTGGCCGCGGCAGTGCCATCGAGCTTCATAGCGTCGCTGGCCCCTAAGGCCAAGGTGATGAGGGGGATGACGAACGTAAACGTTGAGGTGGGCCACGGCTTCACAACCCTCTCGGCCGGGCCAGGGGCTGACGCTGAGGCCAGGGCCATGGCTGAGGAGGTCTTCGGCAGGCTTGGCGTCGTGGAGCGGGTTGACGAGGAGTACCTTGACGCCCTGACCGCCCTCAGCGGCAGCGCGCCCGCCTTCATAGCTGAGATAGTTGACGCCCTGGCCCTCGGGGGGATAGCGGCCGGCCTGCCGAGGGAGCTGGCCTACAGGGCCGTCCTTCACGCCATGCTTGGGACCGCCAGGTCCCTCCTGGAGAAGGGCTGGTCACCTCACCAGCTGAGGGACATGGTTCTCACCCCTGCCGGCACCACCATAAGGGGCGTCATGGTTCTCCAGGGCAACGGCCTCAAGAGGACGCTCATGGAGTCGGTCCTGGAGGCCACCAGGAGGGCGAGGGAGATAAGGGAGGAGCTCAGTCCAGGTAAGCTTTAG